The Amblyraja radiata isolate CabotCenter1 chromosome 1, sAmbRad1.1.pri, whole genome shotgun sequence genome contains a region encoding:
- the ints12 gene encoding integrator complex subunit 12, whose product MAAPSLELDPLFLKALGYLHSKSKDSAEKLKALLDEALARGSDCSFRQQPLKEVETPKITVGTKSSSAKQESKVSSSLTSGNNGKSSSSEKTKKETEKRPAEKVKLETQEGVDPQKKSRLEKPENRSSPITVQSSKDLPMPDLPGFESAEDFAMEMGLACVVCRQMTVTSGNQLVECQECHNLYHQDCHKPQVTDKDVNDPRLIWYCARCTRQMKKMAQKTQKAAPKAPSLVAITTPSVKDPSVKKPETKLKQEMTTFQAFKRAEVKASTSASGNSSNSNTASSSVSGLTGWAAFGAKTSTAAPSTAKLGSTVQTVSGKPTAPSSNQKAVGLSGLAPSKASLGSKASTSVNSSTGPVKPLPTLTLGKPSLNRSSSNDNVSNSVGQASSGNGGTTSTNNGGNNGAKTSSDSSNPPVVKLPTSQESQLNAMKRLQMVKKKAAQKKLKK is encoded by the exons ATGGCTGCCCCCAGTCTAGAGCTGGACCCTCTCTTCCTCAAAGCCTTGGGGTATCTGCATTCGAAGAGCAAGGACTCGGCGGAGAAGCTGAAGGCTCTGCTGGATGAGGCCTTGGCCAGAGGCAGCGATTGCAGCTTTCGGCAGCAGCCGCTGAAG GAAGTTGAAACGCCCAAGATAACTGTTGGTACCAAGTCCAGTTCAGCCAAACAGGAATCTAAAGTGTCCTCGTCGCTAACATCTGGCAATAATGGGAAATCCAGTTCCAGCGAGAAAACCAAAAAGGAAACTGAGAAGAGGCCAGCTGAAAAG GTTAAACTGGAAACTCAGGAGGGAGTCGACCCCCAAAAGAAGTCCAGGCTGGAGAAACCAGAGAATCGATCTTCCCCAATCACTGTTCAGTCCAGCAAAGACCTGCCAATGCCTGACCTGCCTGGCTTTGAGAGCGCTGAGGATTTTGCCATGGAAATGGGGTTGGCATGTGTGGTGTGCCG CCAGATGACTGTTACATCAGGTAACCAGCTGGTTGAATGTCAAGAATGTCACAACCTCTACCATCAGGACTGTCATAAGCCCCAGGTGACGGACAAGGATGTGAATGATCCACGGCTGATCTGGTATTGTGCCCGCTGCACACGGCAGATGAAGAAAATG GCAcaaaagacacaaaaggctgccCCAAAAGCTCCCAGCTTAGTTGCTATCACCACGCCATCTGTAAAAGATCCATCCGTGAAAAAGCCAGAAACGAAGCTGAAACAGGAAATGACCACATTTCAAGCTTTCAAAAGAGCTGAAGTAAAG GCTTCCACATCTGCTTCTGGGAATTCCTCCAATTCTAACACCGCCTCTTCCTCTGTTAGTGGTCTCACAGGATGGGCTGCCTTTGGAGCTAAAACATCAACTGCAGCACCTTCCACGGCTAAACTGGGGTCAACTGTACAAACTGTGAGTGGGAAACCTACTGCTCCCTCCTCAAACCAGAAGGCAGTGGGTTTGTCTGGACTGGCACCTTCCAAGGCAAGCCTGGGGTCCAAAGCATCCACCAGCGTTAACTCGAGCACTGGACCTGTAAAGCCACTCCCGACCCTGACACTGGGGAAACCGAGTCTTAATCGATCATCAAGCAATGACAACGTCAGCAACAGTGTTGGCCAGGCCAGCAGTGGGAATGGAGGGACCACTTCTACCAACAATGGTGGTAATAATGGGGCCAAAACGTCATCTGATTCCAGCAACCCTCCCGTCGTTAAGTTGCCGACATCTCAAGAGTCTCAGCTTAATGCTATGAAAAGGCTCCAGATGGTTAAGAAGAAAGCAGCGCAGAAGAAGCTTAAGAAGTGA